From Magnetococcales bacterium, a single genomic window includes:
- a CDS encoding CHASE domain-containing protein, producing MIARRVRSESDAHNLNIFKMVLACFLAGFPSLLFSLPPTHSTVIHPASGVALAGLLLWGWRLWPGVFLGIFFLGLWAFLEEGGPFTIHGYALAVGMAVAGTLQAVLGYLLARRLFRISLRLDDAMGVARLFLIVGPGACLLGASVVVWVLWTLEFVQTVDLRFTWWTWWVGESLGIFFVLPLMLIAFGTPRSLWRGRGVAVGWPLVIAAVVLTQMFAYSSRYEADRLRNAFREEARVLAHTLESQFDRYLEVIWSLEGYFAGSQHVSREEFKAFVRGVLPRHPGIQAISWNPRILNQERAEFEARVRWDFLENFEITEKSPEGLLVPAGVRDEYIVVNYIEPLETNRSAVGFDVASTPERKVALDMARDSGQPVATAPINLVQNIRKSLGVLVFLPIYRWPLEVESVADRRNNLLGFGVGVFRLGDVIRHAFGKDYLKHLEHVVGRVYDVTPGLAEEKQLITIFLRKDGAVFEFPDEIIPLVDPKGFRWNQTYDMRGRVWRFTFDTTYRYRSEFRDWGEWMLPLGGLLFSGLLAASLLVITGRTHRNHELARQLEGRKAALERSNIELEQEIHQRQEAEDRLRQSEERFRGAFEGAAHGMALVSPSGHLLLVNQALCRMTGYGEAELLKMDFQSFTHPEDLPEDLDSQARIQQGEIDKYERDKRCFNKEGQAFLAHLAVSVIRGSDGAPLYSVFQMRDITQERELEARIQSAERLASVGRLAAGLAHEVNNPLASASINLQGLKMELEEVLASSSDARHQMAIIERSLDRSSQIAKEVLAFSSQGDQGFSPLDLNDVLESALQLVEHRLEGIVLHRDLADLPDVAGLYGKLEQVCINLLNNALDACPEEGGVLHLTSFLEEGCGVLTIRDNGCGIPEKIMGRVMVPFFTTKRVGDGTGLGLAVCYGIVTQHRGELELVNHPEGGVTATVRIPLPEKGGGKRVYPILPLG from the coding sequence ATGATTGCCCGTCGGGTGCGCTCGGAAAGTGATGCCCACAACCTCAATATTTTTAAGATGGTGCTGGCCTGCTTTTTGGCAGGTTTTCCCAGTCTGCTCTTTTCCCTGCCCCCCACCCACAGTACGGTCATCCATCCAGCCTCCGGGGTGGCTTTGGCGGGGCTTCTGCTCTGGGGGTGGCGGTTGTGGCCAGGGGTGTTTTTAGGGATCTTTTTTCTGGGATTGTGGGCCTTTCTGGAAGAAGGGGGGCCGTTTACCATTCACGGTTATGCCTTGGCCGTGGGCATGGCTGTGGCGGGCACTCTCCAGGCGGTGCTGGGCTATCTTCTGGCAAGACGCCTTTTTCGAATCTCCCTGCGTCTCGACGATGCCATGGGTGTGGCCCGCCTGTTTCTTATTGTGGGGCCGGGCGCCTGTCTGCTGGGCGCTTCGGTGGTGGTGTGGGTGCTCTGGACTTTGGAGTTTGTCCAGACCGTCGATCTGCGTTTTACCTGGTGGACCTGGTGGGTGGGGGAGAGCCTCGGCATTTTTTTTGTTTTGCCATTGATGCTGATCGCTTTTGGAACGCCCCGCTCTCTCTGGCGGGGAAGGGGCGTTGCCGTTGGGTGGCCATTGGTGATCGCAGCAGTTGTGCTGACTCAAATGTTTGCCTATTCGAGCCGCTATGAAGCGGATCGTTTGAGAAATGCCTTTCGAGAGGAGGCGCGGGTGTTGGCCCACACCCTGGAGAGTCAGTTTGATCGCTACCTGGAAGTGATCTGGTCTCTGGAAGGTTATTTTGCCGGCTCTCAACATGTCTCCCGGGAGGAGTTCAAGGCCTTTGTTCGGGGCGTGTTGCCCCGCCATCCAGGGATTCAGGCCATCTCCTGGAATCCACGCATTTTGAACCAGGAGCGTGCGGAGTTCGAAGCCCGGGTACGGTGGGATTTTTTGGAGAATTTTGAGATTACTGAAAAATCCCCTGAGGGGCTGTTGGTTCCGGCGGGTGTCCGGGATGAATATATCGTTGTCAACTATATCGAACCTCTGGAAACCAATCGCAGTGCCGTTGGTTTTGACGTGGCCTCCACGCCGGAGCGCAAGGTGGCTCTCGATATGGCCCGGGACAGTGGCCAACCTGTTGCCACGGCCCCCATCAATCTGGTTCAAAATATCCGCAAGTCTTTGGGAGTGCTTGTTTTTTTGCCAATTTATCGGTGGCCCCTGGAGGTTGAATCCGTAGCAGATCGGCGCAATAATCTGCTTGGGTTTGGGGTGGGGGTGTTTCGCCTGGGAGATGTGATTCGCCACGCTTTTGGCAAGGATTATCTGAAACATCTGGAGCATGTGGTCGGGCGGGTCTACGATGTCACACCGGGTTTGGCTGAGGAAAAGCAGCTCATAACCATCTTTTTGCGCAAGGATGGTGCGGTCTTCGAGTTTCCCGATGAGATCATCCCTCTGGTGGATCCCAAGGGGTTCCGTTGGAACCAAACCTATGACATGCGGGGGCGGGTGTGGCGTTTCACCTTCGACACCACTTATCGCTACCGGTCGGAATTCAGGGATTGGGGGGAGTGGATGCTGCCTTTGGGGGGGCTGCTTTTTTCCGGGCTTCTGGCGGCGTCGCTTTTGGTGATCACCGGGCGCACCCATCGCAACCACGAATTGGCCCGCCAGCTGGAAGGGCGCAAGGCGGCGTTGGAGCGATCCAATATCGAGTTGGAACAGGAGATCCATCAGAGGCAGGAGGCGGAAGACAGGCTCAGGCAGAGTGAGGAGCGCTTTCGAGGGGCCTTCGAGGGGGCAGCCCACGGCATGGCTCTGGTCTCTCCCAGTGGTCACTTGCTGCTGGTCAATCAGGCCCTCTGCCGCATGACCGGTTATGGTGAAGCGGAACTGCTGAAAATGGATTTTCAAAGCTTCACCCACCCGGAGGATTTGCCGGAGGATCTGGACTCCCAGGCGCGTATCCAGCAAGGGGAGATCGACAAGTATGAGCGGGATAAACGCTGTTTTAACAAGGAGGGACAAGCCTTTTTGGCGCACCTGGCCGTATCGGTGATTCGGGGGAGTGATGGGGCACCTCTCTACAGCGTTTTTCAGATGCGGGATATCACCCAGGAGCGGGAGTTGGAGGCCCGGATCCAATCCGCTGAGCGGCTGGCTTCGGTAGGGCGACTGGCGGCGGGGCTTGCCCATGAGGTGAACAATCCCCTGGCGAGTGCCTCCATCAACCTCCAGGGACTGAAAATGGAACTGGAAGAGGTCTTGGCTTCCAGCAGTGATGCGCGTCACCAGATGGCAATCATTGAACGCAGTTTGGATCGCTCCTCCCAGATTGCCAAGGAGGTGCTGGCCTTTTCCAGCCAAGGTGACCAAGGGTTTTCCCCGCTGGATCTCAACGATGTTTTGGAATCCGCCCTACAGTTGGTGGAGCATCGGCTGGAAGGGATCGTCTTGCACCGGGATTTGGCGGATCTGCCGGATGTGGCAGGGCTTTACGGTAAATTGGAGCAGGTGTGCATCAATCTATTGAACAATGCTCTGGATGCCTGTCCCGAGGAGGGTGGGGTGCTCCATCTGACCTCTTTTTTGGAAGAGGGGTGTGGGGTGCTCACCATTCGGGATAATGGCTGTGGTATTCCGGAAAAAATCATGGGCCGGGTGATGGTGCCTTTTTTTACCACCAAGCGGGTGGGGGATGGCACGGGCTTGGGGTTGGCAGTCTGCTATGGGATTGTGACCCAACACCGGGGAGAGCTGGAACTGGTCAATCATCCGGAAGGGGGGGTGACCGCTACCGTGCGGATCCCTCTGCCGGAAAAAGGGGGTGGCAAAAGGGTCTATCCGATCCTGCCCCTTGGTTGA